The following are encoded in a window of Coregonus clupeaformis isolate EN_2021a chromosome 34, ASM2061545v1, whole genome shotgun sequence genomic DNA:
- the LOC121549953 gene encoding poly(A) RNA polymerase, mitochondrial has translation MASSIAVCRLRMRGSLSRCFKKVDSCFQRKFGTSTDATKTDAPNKKYKIEPKDGSKSFYTVQEEKIEQAERSVLISCPAKTNEKKFLQYLSRHGDINKCFFYESYGTYAVVEFANKESLKSLHEGTAIPSINHEATVPFKSRLLSLRNTGPLDLSNGQSAPQCQPQTTIPINDLIQRMSKEDSIDKQISSLTETYQLTEENVCLRFLVCSLLKDIAAAYFPECTIRPFGSSVNGFGKLGCDLDMFLDLDSISGRNLKKPKAGLSLEYQTKRSASERAATQSILSVIGECVDQFGPGCVGVQKILQARCPLVRFAHQPSGFQCDLTANNRVAMKSSELLYLYGGLDQRVRYLVFSVRCWARAHSITSSIPGAWITNFSLTVMVLFFLQRRTIPILPTLDHLKELAGPIDKSVIEGNDCTFVSDFTKIQLQDNTETLEQLLQEFFEFYGTFAFNRMSINIRKGREQNKPEVSPLHIQNPFEPALNVSKNVNGTQLERFVALCRESAWMLQQREFNLPHSGNGASTGNNAPWGLAALLMPSVSQAAGVKSRKKRKREPASERIKGLLDSLKNREEKKS, from the exons ATGGCGTCTTCCATTGCGGTGTGCAGGTTACGTATGAGGGGCAGCCTCTCTAGATGCTTTAAAAAGGTGGATTCATGTTTTCAAAGAAAGTTCGGAACTAGTACTGATGCTACGAAGACCGATGCACCCAATAAGAAATATAAAATCG aACCAAAGGATGGAAGCAAATCTTTTTACACAGTCCAAGAGGAGAAGATAGAGCAGGCAGAGAGATCTGTCCTTATCAGCTGCCCGGCCAAAACCAACGAGAAAAAGTTCCTCCAGTATTTATCCAGACATGGAGATATCAACAAATGTTTCTTTTATGAAAGCTAC GGTACATATGCTGTGGTGGAGTTTGCCAACAAGGAGAGCCTCAAATCACTGCACGAAGGAACGGCCATCCCCAGTATCAACCATGAAGCTACAGTGCCTTTCAAGTCCAGACTGCTTTCGCTCAGAAACACTGGTCCTTTAGACCTGTCCAATGGCCAGTCTGCCCCTCAGTGCCAACCACAGACCACCATACCCATTAACGACCTCATACAGAGAATGTCCAAAGAAGACAGT ATAGACAAACAAATCTCCTCCCTTACAGAGACGTACCAGCTGACGGAAGAGAACGTCTGCCTGCGCTTCCTGGTCTGCTCCCTCCTGAAGGATATAGCCGCTGCATATTTCCCAGAATGCACTATTCGGCCCTTTGGCTCTTCCGTGAACGGCTTCGGGAAGCTGGGCTGTGACCTAGACATGTTTCTGGACCTGGACAGCATCAGTGGGAGGAATCTGAAGAAG CCAAAAGCAGGGCTCTCCTTGGAGTACCAGACAAAGAGGTCTGCATCTGAGCGGGCGGCTACCCAGAGTATCCTGTCTGTGATCGGGGAGTGTGTAGACCAGTTTGGGCCCGGCTGTGTCGGGGTGCAGAAGATTCTCCAGGCTCGCTGTCCCCTGGTCCGCTTCGCCCACCAGCCATCAGGGTTCCAGTGTGACCTCACTGCCAACAAtag GGTGGCGATGAAGAGCTCAGAGCTGCTGTACCTGTATGGAGGGCTGGACCAGCGGGTACGTTACCTGGTGTTCAGTGTCCGGTGCTGGGCTCGGGCCCACAGTATCACCAGCAGCATACCTGGAGCCTGGATCACCAACTTCTCTCTCACTGTCATGGTCCTATTCTTCCTCCAGAGGAGGACTATTCCTATTCTACCCACCCTGGACCACCTCAAGGAACTAGCAG GCCCCATAGATAAGAGTGTCATCGAGGGAAACGACTGCACGTTTGTCAGCGACTTCACAAAAATACAACTGCAGGACAACACAGAGACATTAG AGCAACTGCTGCAGGAGTTCTTTGAGTTCTATGGAACCTTCGCATTCAACCGCATGTCTATAAACATCAGAAAg GGCAGGGAGCAAAACAAACCTGAGGTGTCCCCATTGCACATCCAGAACCCCTTTGAGCCTGCGCTGAACGTCAGTAAGAATGTTAACGGAACGCAGCTGGAGCGCTTCGTGGCGCTGTGTCGGGAGAGCGCCTGGATGCTGCAGCAGCGGGAGTTCAACTTACCGCACAGCGGTAACGGGGCCAGTACCGGAAACAACGCCCCCTGGGGCCTGGCAGCGCTCCTCATGCCCTCTGTCTCCCAGGCGGCCGGGGTTAAAAGTCgtaagaagaggaagagagagccgGCCAGCGAGAGGATAAAGGGCCTGCTGGATTCTCTAAAGAacagggaggagaagaagagctAG